A genome region from Trichoderma asperellum chromosome 7, complete sequence includes the following:
- a CDS encoding uncharacterized protein (EggNog:ENOG41): MTKKPSFLLLGISDLIDASAMQQSGGNTATVLDSFLGRLCTNPNNPTQDWTPLDPSPFYELPPSIIEAKNAQEVVDASTNNKVGFQLSEIVKVEGSWGGGFNFDVSAQTIRTFKLQRESHVLKAMWKDLKVRNEILETLEEQSKLYMIVGFKTCINADAKWLASKNWAGRLSLSVTEILTAAGVPIPPWLEVKIDAGCDRDKTFVQMASLFGERIIAVRYRQVARRNRILQFMRGKNVPEITIAKREATSLDGPMTYAEEEDSSDYESDSINWEEASNDANLLSTDPDANDIQLVPLETVIQPGLGQMIIEI, from the exons ATGACCAAAAAGCCCTCGTTCCTGCTTCTTGGCATATCTGATCTCATCGATGCCTCTGCAATGCAACAGAGCGGCGGAAATACAGCCACGGTGCTGGATAGTTTCCTTGGGCGGCTCTGTACGAACCCAAACAATCCAACTCAGGACTGGACGCCACTTGACCCTAGCCCCTTTTATGAATTGCCGCCCTCGATAATAGAAGCGAAGAACGCGCAAGAGGTCGTTGATGCCTCGACGAACAACAAAGTTGGTTTCCAGCTGTCGGAGATCGTCAAGGTCGAGGGAAGCTGGGGTGGCGGTTTCAATTTCGACGTGTCGGCCCAAACCATACGGACATTCAAACTGCAGCGCGAATCGCATGTCCTCAAAGCCATGTGGAAGGATCTAAAGGTGCGAAATGAAATTCTCGAGACTCTCGAAGAGCAGTCCAAGCTGTACATGATTGTCGGCTTCAAGACGTGTATCAACGCGGACGCGAAGTGGCTCGCGTCGAAGAACTGGGCCGgccgcctcagcctctcTGTCACGGAGATTCTCACGGCGGCGGGCGTGCCCATTCCTCCATGGCTCGAGGTCAAGATAGATGCGGGCTGTGACCGGGACAAGACGTTTGTGCAAATGGCGAGCCTGTTCGGGGAGAGGATAATCGCCGTCCGCTACCGCCAGGTCGCGAGGCGGAACCGTATCCTCCAGTTTATGAGAGGCAAAAATGTACCTGAAATCACTATAGCGAAGCGGGAGGCTACTTCGCTTGATGGACCGATGACTtatgcagaggaagaagactctTCTGACTATG AATCAGATTCCATAAATTGGGAAGAAGCTTCTAATGATGCTAATTTGTTAAGCACTGACCCTGATGCCAATGATATCCAGCTCGTTCCCTTGGAGACAGTGATTCAGCCTGGCCTCGGTCAAATGATTATCGAGATTTAG
- a CDS encoding uncharacterized protein (EggNog:ENOG41~TransMembrane:1 (o808-824i)) translates to MLVCHCEQLKQGLKIEQMLNESGVCLQGEQWIPLDIQDCDTDIAQQDEHHVYPHWELLERKPVFANGPSLAVRHVSSPASRQSAMSIETADSFNILLVTSRKKKKSVDIQPRLISMPLYSLVSGIPRSRVWIDIMRPDTFESFKQYLAQKKYNLVHFDLHGNVDSRTGDSVLIFAGIPIRGSTVAEELKRVGIKFVVLNACRSAHPSQDRHTNANLAKTLVQSGVGTVIGMVYSITPEAVIEFLNHFYKSLLLEGRDVLYSIRSGRAALRTKQIRKVKFGWRVPIEDHILPVLYQSDPTDVRLRFADTLNHVKVNNALAQPPALEWRDYDVHAIEKLLSKSHTVCLSGSPGVGKATLVRHLRWWWQATSFISKSIALDFFDCSPSDLSQSGFVRDKLSSQLCELNSSLFPEVVRDDTSLCRLLEGQNCLVLLENIDWIRRHDTNAEVIEQEINTLLSSLKDLSPPCLVLISTSSLQLSWLDRAPDRYELGPLDPYSATQLAAKMIGWDDSSENAPTGESRWLERVLQTISFHPAAIRSLLPPAYKAAGSCAELFRRLHIGATEDAWELQTTVRVRRQFEYASKTLGPLVSIFAAVQRNCSRGYLKQQLAANKCASEGGLEESKGKSKVDQLEDILGVLKECGIGREASQHQGGTLEAVDIHPLFCHYLRRFVCTPAQQALAFSNLVLHTHNVCQEFIDQPLFTPAMNEALHVEWFPMITSLYSLTQKCAGIATVDRCFDLPWIFAALRVHQRSLWQLADEEEVIADITLRGLRCVLPELKLSSNYAWKIQARIYLTNRLQRLSQPDNWLVLLMLQWLVVYWYDLSRHVARTFNGYMMQLLDTVSVVNNGQGGSFHGLEGFFKCIGYLFATELGVMDDTWHLEEYLPIWRALQMSDIFPDHLHQRFLQTWDQDLRFRLNHLQASLDVRIQELLPGKIDRLGAVGQISEERSQALDDDCNMIEVVQRPAQFENKVAHFHAALQKASVRHDTRRIRHLLKCLIRVSLLSLKQVLVKKKILLTCRKILNSYGDSVGTLHVLKRLAATQDELENMPGYVESQFAENEFERWTLSIQMDCTERLRWSGANDTARRQRAVMGRLLEVREANWTTEDMQAEERQQKRAILRERLEKFQDGKALRDAGGFYDIRSMAGKSISPDELASWPEYQRVAFEGLDPSRLKGLKRILPSKPQPPSDLYLSRPFAVVAQWLSAAWYLDMAAGNGAGGGGKQPHTPSVKFERRSTPLDVYLLAEHLRHAQPVDLARPSTSPWEFPAIAPDWYQSNLEPETEVARAVEAWYEDIRKCDEMRQEVNDAREEYIRQRDNQMKS, encoded by the exons ATGCTAGTGTG TCACTGTGAGCAACTCAAGCAGGGCCTGAAGATTGAGCAGATGCTCAATGAAAGCGGAGTTTGCTTGCAAGGAGAGCAGTGGATTCCATTAGATATCCAGGATTGCGATACAGATATAGCCCAGCAGGATGAACATCATGTGTATCCGCACTGGGAACTATTAGAACGAAAACCAGTCTTTGCCAATGGCCCGTCTCTTGCGGTGCGGCATGTCTCATCTCCCGCTTCTAGACAATCCGCTATGAGCATCGAGACGGCCGACTCTTTCAATATCTTACTAGTGACatccaggaagaagaaaaagagcgtTGACATCCAGCCGCGGCTGATATCGATGCCCCTCTATTCCCTTGTCAGCGGCATCCCGAGGTCGCGCGTCTGGATTGACATCATGCGACCGGATACGTTTGAGTCATTTAAACAATATCTCGCGCAAAAGAAGTACAACCTCGTGCACTTCGATTTACACGGCAATGTTGATAGCCGAACCGGTGACAG TGTCCTCATATTTGCCGGTATTCCCATCCGCGGTAGCACAGTTGCCGAGGAGCTGAAGCGCGTGGGAATCAAGTTTGTGGTCCTCAATGCCTGCCGTAGTGCTCACCCGAGCCAAGATCGGCATACCAATGCTAATTTGGCCAAGACTTTGGTGCAAAGTGGTGTTGGCACTGTCATTGGCATGGTATACTCCATTACGCCAGAGGCAGTGATAGAATTTCTCAATCACTTCTACAAGAGTTTGCTGCTTGAAGGCCGAGACGTGCTCTACTCCATCAGATCTGGCCGGGCAGCTTTGCGGACCAAGCAGATCAGAAAAGTCAAGTTCGGGTGGAGAGTGCCCATCGAAGACCACATACTACCTGTCTTGTATCAATCAGATCCTACAGATGTCCGACTCAGATTTGCCGACACCTTAAACCACGTGAAGGTAAACAACGCGTTAGCACAGCCACCAGCTCTTGAATGGAGGGACTATGACGTCCACGCCATAGAGAAGCTGCTGTCCAAGAGCCACACAGTCTGTCTTTCTGGTTCCCCTGGCGTGGGAAAGGCGACGCTTGTGAGACACttgaggtggtggtggcaagcGACCAGCTTCATCTCAAAGTCCATCGCCCTAGATTTCTTTGACTGTAGCCCGTCAGACTTGTCACAATCTGGGTTCGTGCGAGACAAGCTTTCCTCCCAGCTCTGTGAGCTTAACTCTTCACTCTTTCCCGAGGTTGTTAGAGACGACACTTCTCTTTGCAGGCTTCTAGAAGGTCAAAACTGCCTTGTCTTGCTGGAGAATATTGACTGGATCAGGCGCCATGATACCAACGCGGAAGTAATCGAACAGGAAATCAACACGCTTCTGTCCTCGTTGAAGGACCTCTCGCCCCCCTGCCTCGTGCTAATTTCGACATCGTCACTCCAACTCAGCTGGCTTGACCGCGCCCCAGATCGCTATGAGCTCGGGCCCCTTGATCCGTATTCTGCAACGCAGTTGGCAGCCAAGATGATCGGTTGGGACGACAGCAGCGAGAATGCACCAACCGGAGAATCCAGGTGGCTAGAACGTGTGTTGCAAACAATCTCGTTTCATCCCGCAGCCATTCGCTCCTTGTTGCCTCCAGCATACAAGGCAGCGGGCTCCTGTGCTGAACTCTTTCGCAGGCTGCATATTGGAGCTACGGAGGACGCATGGGAACTACAGACAACGGTCCGCGTTCGACGTCAGTTTGAATATGCAAGCAAAACCTTGGGGCCACTAGTTTCAATATTCGCGGCGGTTCAACGGAATTGCTCCCGGGGCTATTTAAAGCAACAGCTGGCTGCTAACAAATGCGCTTCTGAAGGAGGGCTGGAGGAGTCCAAGGGAAAGTCCAAGGTAGATCAACTTGAGGACATTTTGGGAGTGCTCAAAGAATGTGGAATCGGTCGTGAAGCAAGTCAGCATCAAGGCGGGACATTGGAGGCTGTGGACATCCACCCCCTTTTCTGCCATTATCTTCGTCGTTTTGTTTGTACGCCAGCACAACAGGCTCTTGCCTTCTCAAACCTTGTCCTTCATACACACAATGTTTGTCAAGAATTCATCGATCAACCACTCTTCACGCCGGCAATGAACGAGGCGTTGCACGTCGAATGGTTTCCCATGATAACCTCACTCTACTCTCTGACTCAGAAGTGCGCCGGCATCGCCACGGTTGACCGCTGTTTCGATCTCCCCTGGATATTCGCCGCCCTCAGAGTCCATCAACGTAGTCTCTGGCAGCTCgccgacgaagaggaggtcATCGCTGACATCACTCTGCGAGGTCTGCGGTGCGTGCTCCCAGAGCTGAAGCTTTCTAGCAATTATGCTTGGAAAATCCAAGCGAGAATATACCTCACGAATAGACTACAGAGACTCTCACAGCCAGACAACTGGTTGGTGTTACTGATGCTGCAGTGGCTCGTGGTGTATTGGTACGACTTGAGCCGACACGTTGCGAGAACTTTCAACGGCTACATGATGCAACTTCTTGACACCGTCAGCGTGGTTAATAACGGTCAAGGGGGGTCTTTTCATGGCCttgaaggcttttttaaatgcATTGGGTACTTGTTTGCAACTGAACTAGGCGTCATGGATGACACCTGGCATCTTGAAGAATACTTGCCAATCTGGCGAGCCCTCCAAATGAGCGACATCTTTCCTGATCATTTACACCAAAGGTTTCTTCAGACTTGGGATCAGGACCTTCGCTTTAGGCTCAACCACCTTCAGGCCAGTTTAGATGTCCGAATCCAGGAGTTACTGCCG GGTAAAATTGATCGCCTAGGCGCCGTTGGCCAGATCAGCGAAGAGAGATCCCAGGCACTGGATGATGATTGCAACATGATTGAAGTAGTGCAAAGACCTGCACAATTTGAGAACAAAGTCGCGCACTTCCACGCCGCGTTACAGAAGGCTTCAGTGAGACACGACACGCGACGGATTCGACACCTACTCAAGTGCCTTATTAGGGTATCGCTTCTAAGTTTGAAACAAGTCTTGGTCAAAAAGAAGATTCTGCTAACATGTCGCAAGATCCTAAATAGCTACGGTGATTCGGTCGGGACCTTGCACGTCCTGAAGCGCCTGGCAGCCACACAGGATGAGCTTGAAAACATGCCCGGGTACGTTGAATCTCAGTTTGCCGAAAACGAATTCGAAAGATGGACACTCAGTATCCAAATGGACTGCACAGAGAGGCTCAGATGGAGCGGTGCAAACGATACAGCAAGACGGCAACGGGCGGTGATGGGCCGACTGCTGGAAGTCCGCGAAGCCAACTGGACTACAGAGGATATGCAGGCCGAAGagcggcagcagaagagAGCCATTTTACGAGAACGATTGGAAAAGTTTCAGGATGGGAAAGCGCTTCGTGACGCCGGCGGATTCTATGACATTCGGTCCATGGCCGGCAAATCCATTAGCCCGGATGAGTTGGCGTCATGGCCAGAATATCAAAGAGTGGCCTTCGAAGGCCTCGATCCCTCGAGACTCAAGGGCCTCAAGCGGATACTGCCGTCGAAACCCCAGCCGCCGAGTGACTTGTATCTCTCAAGACCTTTTGCTGTAGTTGCTCAGTGGTTGTCAGCTGCTTGGTACCTCGATATGGCAGCTGGTAATGGCGCTGGAGGTGGTGGAAAGCAGCCCCATACGCCATCGGTCAAGTTTGAGCGCAGAAGCACTCCACTTGATGTCTATCTCCTGGCAGAGCATCTGAGACATGCCCAACCAGTCGATCTAGCTCGTCCGTCCACAAGCCCATGGGAGTTTCCCGCTATCGCGCCTGATTGGTACCAGTCGAATCTAGAGCCCGAGACGGAAGTGGCCAGGGCAGTAGAAGCGTGGTATGAAGATATTCGCAAGtgtgatgagatgagacaGGAGGTCAATGATGCTCGGGAGGAATATATTCGCCAAAGAGACAATCAAATGAAGTCTTAG
- a CDS encoding uncharacterized protein (EggNog:ENOG41), with protein sequence MPASPPSAMVSKWSSKSKSPKQKATQIRDNQRRHRAKVKAHISTLENELAESQRRLIAAEHRITALTAEVKRLVEEARGEPALTSISSVERSFNSPTPHTTLEYAYCRPLNNQRQRGNSLPSKHNAMVNLPFDRPVIPNSNNDLSGLNAGNDIEVDESTLALAFVAEYDCQTLPLPQPGESTTNCVAAYRIIGQQNFKGVDMEAIHQCLQSGYRRATRPGDGCTVVNSHLFGLISYLSPV encoded by the coding sequence ATGCCTGCTTCCCCGCCTTCAGCTATGGTATCCAAGTGGTCATCCAAGTCCAAATCTCCAAAGCAAAAGGCCACTCAAATTCGAGACAACCAGCGAAGACATCGGGCTAAAGTCAAGGCTCATATCTCTACTCTAGAAAATGAATTGGCAGAGTCGCAGAGACGGTTGATTGCCGCCGAACATCGCATCACGGCACTTACGGCTGAAGTGAAACGTTTAGTGGAGGAGGCAAGAGGGGAACCCGCTCTGACAAGTATCTCATCCGTGGAGCGTTCTTTCAACTCTCCCACGCCTCATACCACCTTAGAATATGCGTATTGCCGCCCTTTGAACAACCAGAGACAGCGAGGCAATTCCTTACCGTCTAAACATAATGCCATGGTCAACCTACCGTTTGACAGACCAGTTATCCCAAACTCCAACAACGATCTTTCAGGGTTAAACGCTGGAAATGATATAGAAGTGGATGAGTCAACGCTCGCTCTAGCCTTTGTAGCTGAGTATGACTGTCAAACTCTCCCACTACCGCAGCCTGGCGAATCTACAACAAATTGTGTTGCTGCGTATAGAATCATTGGACAACAAAACTTCAAGGGCGTCGATATGGAAGCTATTCATCAGTGCCTCCAGTCAGGATACAGAAGAGCAACAAGACCTGGGGATGGATGCACCGTTGTAAATAGTCACCTTTTTGGTCTCATCAGCTACCTCAGCCCAGTCTAG